Proteins encoded together in one Formosa sp. Hel3_A1_48 window:
- a CDS encoding metal-dependent hydrolase: protein MDSLTQIVLGAACGEVVLGKKIGNKALFFGAIGGTLPDLDVFVGKWLYSNEIQAMAFHRGFMHSIPFAVISSILLGYFLFWSFDRGSRKGLTTRKNWISLFFWSIFTHPILDCFTAYGTQLFAPFSSYRVAFDNISVADPLYTVPFLLSLVLLLFFKRNSKPRRTILNFGIVVSSLYMLTTFINKTYISTVFKSSLENQKIVYSRFRCQPTILNNVLWYGIAESKSDYYVALYSIFDESDYPKKWQRIPKNHNLIPTNDKDIQTLIWFSNGFYSVTESAERGVFIFKDLRYPLMDENDPNSSVFSFSIEKVNERWIAAPFYPVNPDEEDVLNFWNRIKGI, encoded by the coding sequence ATGGATTCACTTACACAAATTGTTTTGGGTGCCGCCTGCGGTGAAGTAGTTTTGGGAAAAAAAATTGGCAATAAAGCCCTTTTTTTTGGTGCTATAGGAGGTACGCTCCCTGATCTTGACGTTTTTGTAGGAAAATGGCTTTACAGTAATGAAATTCAGGCTATGGCCTTCCATAGAGGGTTTATGCATTCTATTCCGTTTGCAGTTATTTCAAGTATTCTTTTAGGCTATTTTCTGTTTTGGTCTTTTGATCGCGGAAGTCGAAAAGGGCTTACTACAAGAAAAAATTGGATTAGCTTATTTTTTTGGTCGATTTTCACACATCCTATTTTGGATTGTTTTACCGCCTATGGTACACAGTTATTTGCTCCTTTCTCATCTTATAGAGTAGCTTTTGATAATATTTCTGTTGCAGATCCTTTATATACTGTTCCGTTTTTGTTGAGTCTTGTTTTGTTGTTGTTTTTCAAACGCAATTCAAAGCCAAGGCGTACCATATTAAACTTTGGTATAGTGGTAAGTTCGTTATATATGCTGACAACCTTTATTAATAAGACATACATCTCCACTGTATTTAAATCTTCATTAGAAAATCAAAAGATTGTATATAGTCGGTTTAGGTGCCAGCCAACGATCCTGAATAATGTACTTTGGTATGGTATTGCTGAATCTAAATCTGATTATTATGTAGCCCTTTATTCCATATTCGATGAGTCGGATTATCCAAAGAAATGGCAGCGCATTCCAAAAAATCACAACCTAATTCCTACAAATGACAAAGATATTCAAACCTTAATTTGGTTTAGTAATGGGTTTTACAGTGTAACAGAGTCTGCTGAGCGAGGAGTTTTTATTTTTAAAGATTTAAGATATCCATTGATGGATGAAAACGATCCAAATTCATCTGTTTTTAGTTTTTCAATTGAAAAGGTAAATGAGCGTTGGATTGCAGCGCCATTTTACCCAGTGAATCCTGACGAAGAGGACGTTTTAAATTTCTGGAACCGTATTAAAGGAATTTAG
- the ppgK gene encoding polyphosphate--glucose phosphotransferase, translating to MNILGIDIGGSGIKGAIVDTKKGELISDRIRIPTPKPATPEAISEVIKTICQQLQWSNIVGVSFPTIIKKGRAMHFGNLDKSWKGTQVDKLFEQHSNNPFFVVNDADAAAMGVMEFGVGKAEKGLVITITLGTGIGSGVFFNGELLSNFELGRLYGKKGDIMELFASDAARKRNDWDFKKWGKRLNFFLSHIEKSFNPDLIIIGGGVSKKIDHFKRYIDIETPFKSAELKNNAGIVGAALFAKRSSL from the coding sequence ATGAATATATTAGGAATAGATATTGGTGGGTCTGGGATAAAAGGCGCTATTGTAGACACAAAAAAAGGAGAATTAATTAGTGATCGTATTCGTATACCCACACCAAAACCTGCCACACCTGAAGCTATTTCCGAAGTTATAAAAACCATCTGTCAACAACTTCAATGGAGCAATATTGTTGGGGTTTCGTTTCCGACGATCATAAAGAAAGGTCGAGCGATGCATTTCGGAAATTTAGATAAATCTTGGAAAGGGACACAAGTGGATAAATTGTTTGAACAACACTCCAATAATCCTTTTTTTGTGGTGAATGATGCCGATGCTGCCGCTATGGGAGTTATGGAATTTGGCGTAGGGAAAGCAGAAAAAGGGTTAGTGATCACCATAACGCTTGGAACTGGTATTGGATCTGGAGTATTTTTTAATGGAGAGTTACTATCAAATTTTGAATTGGGGAGGCTTTACGGTAAAAAAGGGGATATAATGGAACTATTTGCTTCAGATGCCGCTCGAAAACGCAACGATTGGGATTTTAAAAAATGGGGTAAACGTCTGAATTTTTTCCTATCACATATTGAAAAAAGCTTTAATCCAGATTTAATAATCATAGGAGGTGGTGTTAGTAAAAAAATAGATCATTTCAAACGCTATATTGACATTGAAACCCCTTTTAAATCTGCAGAACTAAAAAATAATGCTGGTATTGTGGGCGCTGCACTCTTTGCCAAAAGGAGCAGCCTCTGA
- the holA gene encoding DNA polymerase III subunit delta → MHTVQSILNEIKAGDIRPLYFLMGEEAFFIDQISTFIETSVLDETQRGFDQTTIYGKDTSIDAIVSSAKRFPMLAERQVIVVKEAQNLSRTIEDLLPYVKNPQHTTTLVICYKYKSIDKRKALYKALSKAHVVFESKKIYDSKIPSWISGELQKMNLKITPKASYLLSEFLGNDLAKISNELSKLQLVMGDNDLITPELIQINIGISKDFNNFELQKAIAQLDQKKAYQIVRYFSENPNQHPMVLTVATLYSFFSKLMILHTVNDRNPKVLSRAIGVNPYFLNDYTAAAKNFPMRRISSVFQTLRTIDVKSKGVGANLKPLDLYQELIFRILS, encoded by the coding sequence ATGCATACCGTTCAATCAATTTTAAATGAAATAAAAGCCGGGGATATTCGTCCGCTGTATTTTTTAATGGGTGAGGAAGCATTTTTTATTGATCAAATTTCAACATTTATTGAAACTTCTGTATTGGATGAGACACAACGTGGTTTTGATCAGACGACAATCTATGGTAAAGATACTTCAATAGACGCTATTGTATCTAGTGCAAAGCGTTTCCCTATGCTGGCTGAGCGTCAAGTGATTGTTGTTAAAGAGGCTCAAAATTTAAGCAGAACCATAGAGGATTTACTGCCTTATGTTAAAAACCCTCAACACACAACTACTTTGGTTATTTGCTACAAGTATAAATCGATTGATAAAAGAAAAGCTTTGTACAAGGCATTATCTAAAGCACATGTTGTTTTTGAAAGTAAAAAAATATATGACAGTAAAATTCCTTCTTGGATAAGTGGAGAATTGCAGAAAATGAATCTTAAGATTACGCCAAAGGCCAGCTATTTGCTAAGTGAGTTTCTAGGAAATGATTTAGCTAAAATTTCAAATGAATTATCCAAGCTTCAATTGGTCATGGGCGATAATGATTTAATTACGCCAGAGCTTATTCAAATCAATATTGGAATTTCTAAAGACTTTAATAATTTTGAATTGCAAAAAGCCATAGCGCAACTCGACCAAAAGAAAGCCTACCAAATTGTACGCTATTTTTCAGAAAATCCAAATCAGCACCCTATGGTCCTTACGGTGGCTACTTTATACAGCTTTTTTTCAAAATTAATGATTCTTCACACTGTAAATGACCGCAATCCTAAAGTGCTTTCTAGGGCTATTGGAGTGAACCCTTATTTTTTAAATGATTACACAGCTGCTGCTAAAAACTTCCCTATGCGCCGCATCAGTAGCGTTTTTCAGACCTTACGCACCATAGATGTCAAAAGCAAAGGGGTTGGTGCGAATCTAAAACCATTAGATTTGTACCAAGAACTTATTTTTCGAATTTTAAGTTAA
- a CDS encoding type I restriction enzyme HsdR N-terminal domain-containing protein codes for MKKLNFPSYKFRFKNSENNMQIFDEVRKKFVVLQPEEWVRQHCLHFILKEKKYPISLVSIEKQLLVHGQKKRYDIVVYNKDGSVHCIVECKAPNIEINQEAFDQIAQYNISLNTTYMMITNGVNHYYCTMHKPSKTYRFLESLPEYSQQHKRI; via the coding sequence GTGAAAAAACTCAATTTTCCATCTTACAAATTTAGGTTCAAAAATAGCGAAAATAATATGCAAATCTTTGATGAAGTGCGTAAAAAATTTGTAGTGCTACAACCTGAAGAATGGGTTCGCCAACATTGTTTGCACTTTATTTTGAAAGAAAAAAAGTACCCCATTTCACTTGTTAGCATTGAAAAACAACTACTTGTTCACGGGCAAAAGAAGCGTTACGATATTGTTGTTTACAATAAGGACGGCAGCGTGCACTGTATTGTTGAATGCAAAGCGCCTAATATTGAAATCAATCAAGAGGCCTTTGATCAAATTGCGCAATACAATATTAGCTTGAACACCACCTACATGATGATCACTAATGGGGTAAATCATTATTATTGTACGATGCATAAACCATCCAAAACATATCGTTTTTTAGAATCTCTTCCTGAATATTCACAACAACACAAACGTATTTGA
- a CDS encoding glycosyltransferase family 2 protein: MKLAIIILNWNGKKLLNEFLPSVIEFSKGHDIYVVDNASKDDSVKFLQQNFPNVNAIELSKNYGYAGGYNRAVQQIDAELLCFLNSDVRVSENWLKPIIKSFKKDRTIAIAQPKILDQKNPDLFEYAGAAGGFIDQLGYPYCRGRIFDTIEADHGQYNDECPIFWASGACFFIRKNIFVDLDGFDETFFAHMEEIDLCWRAHNLKQNVKYIGCSTVFHLGGASLSKNNPKKTFYNFRNSLFALTKNSNRPLFTTILLRLILDGFAGIYFLLSGKITHTLAIIKAHVSFYTSIPDLLKFRNKQQRSSYDSHSSIVWRYFVRKRKIF, encoded by the coding sequence TTGAAATTAGCGATTATCATACTAAATTGGAATGGAAAAAAACTTTTAAACGAGTTTTTACCCTCTGTGATTGAATTCAGCAAAGGCCACGATATATATGTAGTTGACAATGCCTCAAAAGACGACTCAGTTAAATTTCTTCAACAGAACTTTCCCAACGTCAATGCGATTGAGCTAAGCAAGAATTATGGCTACGCTGGTGGTTACAATAGAGCTGTACAACAAATTGATGCTGAATTATTGTGTTTCCTAAACTCAGATGTTAGGGTAAGTGAAAATTGGCTTAAACCAATTATAAAATCTTTCAAAAAAGACAGGACTATTGCTATTGCACAACCGAAGATACTAGATCAAAAAAATCCAGATCTCTTCGAATATGCTGGAGCAGCCGGAGGTTTTATTGACCAACTTGGATACCCTTATTGTCGCGGTCGGATTTTTGATACCATCGAAGCTGATCATGGACAATACAACGACGAATGTCCTATATTTTGGGCTTCAGGCGCTTGTTTTTTTATCCGAAAAAATATTTTTGTAGATCTTGACGGATTTGATGAGACCTTTTTCGCCCACATGGAAGAGATAGATTTGTGTTGGCGTGCACATAACTTAAAACAAAATGTAAAATACATAGGATGTTCAACGGTTTTTCATTTAGGGGGTGCTAGTTTATCAAAAAACAATCCCAAGAAAACATTTTACAACTTTAGGAACAGTCTTTTCGCCCTAACAAAAAATTCAAATCGTCCCCTATTCACTACTATTTTGTTGCGTTTGATACTAGATGGTTTTGCTGGTATTTATTTTTTACTTTCTGGAAAAATTACACACACACTAGCCATCATTAAGGCCCATGTAAGTTTTTACACTTCAATTCCAGATCTTTTAAAATTTAGAAATAAGCAACAACGCAGCTCATATGATAGCCATTCCTCAATTGTTTGGCGTTATTTTGTCAGAAAAAGAAAAATATTTTAA
- a CDS encoding OmpA/MotB family protein, with amino-acid sequence MKKLCTLGLMSALILSSCGPNKELLAAQEELKQTKDLLNTTALKLNVCLSDKAAADASLSALREQLKDLRKTNDALFSSTKDMTVLTTKGAENLEKTLESLKERDLKISRLQDAVSKKDSVTLALISSLKKSVGIDDPDIEINVEKGVVFISISDKLLFKSGSYVVTEKAKTVLGKVAKVISDKPDFEAMIEGHTDSRTFSDGVLLDNWDLSVKRSTSIIRELEKLGVNSAQLIAAGRSSFVPLVDNETAENRAKNRRTRVVVMPKIDQFYDMIEKEMKQLSGQ; translated from the coding sequence ATGAAAAAGCTATGTACTCTGGGACTAATGTCCGCCCTGATTTTATCCTCCTGTGGACCTAATAAAGAACTTTTGGCAGCACAAGAAGAGCTAAAACAAACTAAAGATTTACTCAATACTACCGCTCTTAAACTAAATGTTTGTCTTTCTGACAAGGCAGCAGCTGATGCTAGTTTATCTGCGCTAAGAGAGCAACTAAAGGATCTTAGGAAAACAAATGACGCCCTTTTTAGCAGCACAAAAGACATGACTGTATTGACCACTAAAGGAGCTGAGAATCTTGAAAAAACTCTTGAAAGCCTTAAAGAAAGAGACCTGAAAATTAGTCGTTTACAAGACGCTGTAAGTAAAAAAGATAGCGTAACATTAGCCTTAATCTCTAGCCTAAAAAAATCAGTTGGTATAGATGATCCAGATATTGAGATTAATGTCGAGAAAGGCGTTGTCTTTATTTCTATTTCCGATAAGCTCTTATTTAAAAGCGGTAGCTATGTTGTCACCGAAAAAGCAAAAACAGTTTTAGGTAAAGTTGCAAAAGTTATTTCCGATAAACCTGATTTTGAAGCGATGATTGAGGGACACACCGACAGCAGAACGTTCAGCGATGGTGTGCTATTAGACAACTGGGATTTGAGTGTTAAACGTTCAACTTCAATAATTCGTGAACTTGAAAAACTAGGCGTTAACTCAGCTCAACTTATCGCCGCTGGAAGGAGTAGCTTCGTTCCACTAGTGGATAATGAAACAGCTGAAAACAGAGCAAAAAATAGACGTACTCGCGTAGTTGTTATGCCAAAAATAGACCAATTTTATGATATGATTGAAAAAGAAATGAAACAACTTTCAGGACAATAA
- the pheT gene encoding phenylalanine--tRNA ligase subunit beta encodes MKISYNWIKQYVNTEWSPEKTSELLTDLGLEVEGTEVFQSVKGGLEGIVVGEVLDCTQHPNADRLKLTSVNVGDNEPLKIVCGAPNVAKGQKVAVATIGATLYTAEGELWKIKKGKIRGEESHGMLCAEDELGLGTGHEGILVLDNDLKVGTALSDYFEVEDDIVFEIGLTPNRADAMSHFGTARDLRAGLIQNGLNPELMSPSVSGFHVNSRTLKIDIDVKDKIKAPRYCGVTISGVKVDNSPTWLQNKLKAIGLVPINNIVDITNFVLHGLGQPLHAFDADKITDKKVIVRTAHKNEKFTTLDNVERKLHQDDLVICNSKQPMCIAGVFGGLNSGISTTTTNIFLESAYFDPVSIRKTAKRHGLSTDASFRFERGIDPNITKYALKYAALLITEIAGGEISSDIRDEYPSKIEDTQVLLSYKNITNIIGQEIPKETIKQILTSLEIKVNSVTEAGLGLTIPAYRNDVQREIDVIEEILRVYGYNTIEFTNKLNASISNSTKKEQHLVENKIADHLVSLGFYEIMTNSLTAEKHIGLSSELAEDNYVKILNPLSNDLSLLRRSVLFSGLEALAFNLNRQQANLKMFEFAKTYHRFDDKREEFKHLGLFMSGSKTTESWTTSPSSIDFFYLKGIISSIFEKIGLKNLKAKPTKNDVFEESLALAIGKTNAVEFGIVKQSICKAFGIEQQVLFADFNWDLVFSCIKSNKVKFKPISKFPEVRRDFALLINEDITFDTIYQIAKKTDSKILTDINLFDVYKGKNLPEGKKSYAVSFMLKDDSKTLTDKQIDKLMSKLLKKFESEIGAVLR; translated from the coding sequence ATGAAAATTTCTTACAACTGGATCAAGCAATATGTTAATACAGAATGGTCGCCCGAAAAAACATCTGAATTACTCACCGACTTAGGTCTCGAAGTTGAGGGTACTGAAGTGTTCCAATCGGTAAAAGGAGGCTTAGAGGGGATTGTTGTTGGAGAAGTTTTGGATTGCACACAACACCCCAATGCAGATCGATTAAAACTAACTAGCGTAAACGTTGGTGACAATGAACCTCTGAAAATTGTTTGTGGCGCTCCAAATGTAGCTAAAGGACAAAAAGTTGCTGTTGCTACAATAGGAGCAACTTTGTACACTGCTGAAGGTGAGCTATGGAAAATCAAAAAAGGGAAAATAAGAGGAGAAGAAAGTCATGGAATGCTCTGTGCAGAGGATGAACTTGGACTCGGGACAGGCCATGAAGGTATACTCGTATTAGACAATGATTTAAAAGTAGGAACAGCATTGTCAGATTATTTTGAAGTAGAAGACGACATTGTTTTTGAAATTGGATTAACTCCCAACAGAGCCGATGCAATGAGTCATTTTGGAACAGCAAGAGATTTACGCGCTGGCCTTATTCAAAATGGCCTCAATCCAGAACTAATGAGCCCGTCAGTTTCTGGATTTCACGTCAATAGCCGTACACTTAAAATAGATATTGATGTCAAAGATAAAATTAAAGCTCCTCGCTACTGTGGCGTGACAATTTCTGGAGTGAAAGTAGACAACTCCCCTACCTGGCTTCAAAATAAGCTAAAAGCTATTGGTTTAGTGCCAATCAATAACATTGTAGATATCACTAACTTTGTATTACATGGCTTAGGACAACCGCTACATGCTTTTGATGCGGATAAAATTACTGACAAAAAGGTGATAGTCCGAACGGCACACAAAAATGAAAAATTTACTACTTTGGATAATGTAGAACGTAAACTACACCAAGATGATTTAGTGATTTGTAATTCAAAACAACCCATGTGTATTGCTGGAGTCTTTGGTGGTTTAAACTCTGGTATTAGTACGACAACTACAAACATTTTTCTAGAATCTGCATACTTTGATCCTGTAAGTATTCGAAAAACTGCCAAAAGACATGGATTAAGCACAGATGCCTCATTTCGATTTGAACGCGGCATAGATCCTAACATTACAAAATATGCGCTAAAGTATGCCGCACTTCTTATTACTGAAATTGCTGGCGGTGAAATATCTAGTGATATTAGGGATGAATATCCCAGCAAAATTGAAGATACTCAAGTACTTTTAAGTTATAAAAACATCACCAATATCATTGGTCAGGAAATCCCTAAGGAGACCATTAAACAGATTTTAACTTCCTTAGAAATAAAAGTCAATAGCGTAACAGAAGCTGGATTAGGACTAACTATTCCTGCCTACAGAAATGATGTACAAAGGGAAATTGATGTAATTGAAGAAATCCTGCGTGTTTATGGTTACAATACTATTGAATTTACAAATAAACTAAATGCTTCCATTTCAAATTCTACAAAAAAAGAACAACATCTTGTAGAAAACAAAATTGCAGATCATTTAGTTAGTCTAGGATTTTATGAAATCATGACTAATTCTCTTACTGCTGAAAAACATATTGGATTAAGTTCCGAATTGGCTGAGGATAATTATGTAAAGATTTTAAACCCGCTGAGCAATGATTTATCCTTGCTGCGTAGATCTGTGTTGTTTTCAGGACTTGAAGCCTTGGCGTTTAATTTGAACCGTCAACAGGCAAACCTCAAGATGTTTGAATTCGCTAAAACATATCATCGATTTGATGACAAACGCGAGGAGTTTAAGCATTTGGGGCTTTTTATGTCTGGTAGCAAAACTACAGAAAGCTGGACCACTTCTCCTTCAAGTATTGATTTCTTTTACCTTAAGGGAATAATATCCTCAATTTTTGAAAAAATAGGCCTCAAAAATTTGAAAGCAAAACCGACAAAAAATGACGTATTTGAAGAAAGTTTAGCATTGGCAATTGGTAAGACTAATGCCGTTGAGTTTGGGATCGTAAAGCAAAGTATATGTAAAGCCTTCGGAATTGAACAGCAAGTACTTTTTGCAGATTTCAATTGGGATTTGGTTTTCAGTTGTATTAAATCAAACAAAGTAAAGTTTAAACCTATTTCTAAATTTCCAGAAGTACGTCGCGATTTTGCTTTACTCATCAACGAGGATATTACTTTTGATACGATTTATCAAATTGCAAAAAAAACGGATAGTAAAATCCTTACAGATATAAACTTATTTGATGTTTATAAAGGAAAGAATCTTCCAGAAGGGAAGAAAAGCTATGCTGTAAGTTTTATGCTAAAAGACGACTCTAAAACGCTTACAGATAAACAAATTGACAAGCTCATGAGTAAACTTCTTAAAAAGTTTGAAAGTGAAATTGGAGCCGTTTTGCGTTAG
- the trxB gene encoding thioredoxin-disulfide reductase: MSETIESLKCLIIGSGPAGYTAAIYAARANMNPVLYQGTQPGGQLTTTNEVENFPGYPEGVTGPEMMLELKAQAERFGSDVRDGWITKVDFSGDIHKVWVNGTKEIHCETVIISTGASAKYLGLESEQKYLKLGGGVSACAVCDGFFYRNQEVVIVGAGDSACEEAHYLSKLCSKVTMLVRRDVFRASKIMANRVINTENIDIMFNTETVEVIGDGQLVTGVKVRNNKTGSEVDIEATGFFVAIGHKPNTDIFKDFLKLDETGYIINEPGTSKTNIPGVFVSGDAADHVYRQAVTAAGTGCMAALDAERYLAAKEV; encoded by the coding sequence ATGTCTGAAACTATAGAATCTCTAAAATGTTTAATTATTGGCTCTGGACCTGCGGGTTATACAGCTGCCATTTATGCCGCTCGCGCCAATATGAATCCGGTATTGTATCAAGGGACTCAGCCAGGAGGACAATTAACCACTACAAACGAAGTCGAAAATTTTCCAGGTTATCCTGAGGGAGTTACAGGCCCTGAAATGATGCTTGAATTGAAGGCTCAAGCCGAACGTTTTGGCTCTGACGTGCGTGATGGTTGGATCACAAAAGTTGATTTTTCTGGTGATATTCACAAAGTCTGGGTTAATGGTACTAAAGAGATCCATTGTGAAACAGTTATTATATCAACAGGTGCCTCTGCAAAATATTTAGGCCTTGAGTCTGAGCAGAAATACTTAAAGCTTGGTGGAGGGGTTTCGGCCTGTGCGGTTTGTGATGGTTTCTTTTATCGAAACCAAGAAGTTGTTATTGTTGGTGCAGGTGATTCTGCTTGCGAAGAAGCTCATTATTTATCCAAGTTATGTTCAAAAGTTACAATGTTGGTTCGTCGCGATGTATTTAGAGCTTCAAAAATTATGGCTAACCGGGTGATCAACACAGAAAATATAGATATAATGTTCAATACTGAAACTGTAGAAGTCATTGGAGATGGTCAATTGGTGACAGGAGTAAAAGTGCGTAACAATAAAACCGGATCAGAAGTGGATATTGAAGCAACTGGGTTTTTTGTAGCTATAGGTCACAAGCCAAATACTGATATTTTTAAAGATTTCTTAAAACTTGATGAAACAGGATACATTATAAATGAGCCCGGCACTTCGAAAACAAATATTCCTGGCGTTTTTGTAAGCGGCGATGCAGCAGATCATGTATACAGACAGGCGGTTACAGCTGCCGGAACAGGCTGTATGGCTGCTTTAGATGCAGAGCGTTACTTAGCTGCCAAAGAGGTTTAA
- the udk gene encoding uridine kinase — translation MITIGVYGGTGSGKTTIVSKIISEFPTNEIQVISQDSYYKDTSHLTFEERCALNFDHPDAIDFPLLYQHVNSLKNGDNIEQPVYSFETHNRTKETVTVVPKKILIIEGILILNYPKLRSLFDLKIYIDADSDMRMERRVSRDISERGRTPEEVLNRYLNTLKPMHKQFIEPMKVHADITLENHQNTPLNLSELIDKIKTLSK, via the coding sequence ATGATTACTATTGGAGTTTATGGGGGTACTGGAAGTGGAAAAACTACCATTGTATCAAAAATTATTTCTGAGTTCCCAACAAACGAAATTCAGGTGATATCTCAAGATTCCTATTATAAAGACACCTCACACCTTACTTTCGAGGAACGTTGTGCCCTTAATTTTGACCATCCTGATGCAATAGATTTCCCATTGCTTTATCAACATGTAAACTCACTCAAAAATGGGGACAACATAGAACAACCGGTTTATTCTTTTGAAACACATAACCGAACAAAAGAGACTGTAACTGTTGTGCCAAAAAAAATATTGATTATTGAAGGCATTCTGATATTGAATTACCCAAAACTTAGAAGTTTATTTGATCTGAAAATTTATATAGATGCAGACAGTGATATGCGTATGGAAAGGCGAGTAAGTAGAGATATTTCTGAACGTGGAAGAACACCAGAAGAAGTTCTAAATCGATACCTAAATACCCTAAAGCCTATGCATAAACAGTTTATCGAACCCATGAAAGTGCATGCTGATATAACTTTAGAAAATCATCAAAATACTCCACTAAACCTCTCTGAGCTCATTGATAAAATAAAAACATTATCCAAATGA
- a CDS encoding FtsB family cell division protein — protein MKSTLKLLKNTLKPFRNIFLVVTVIFIVWMLFFDANSWLIHRELNKEIEALNTKKEFYKREIKSDTKEIKKLQTPQGIEKYARENYNMKKENEDIYIIARDTLKQSE, from the coding sequence ATGAAATCAACTTTAAAATTACTTAAGAATACGCTTAAACCCTTCCGAAATATATTTTTAGTAGTTACTGTTATTTTTATAGTCTGGATGCTTTTTTTTGATGCTAATTCTTGGCTAATTCATAGAGAATTAAACAAAGAAATTGAGGCTTTAAATACCAAAAAAGAATTTTATAAGCGTGAAATTAAATCCGACACCAAGGAAATAAAAAAACTTCAAACTCCTCAGGGTATTGAAAAATATGCCCGTGAAAATTACAATATGAAAAAGGAAAATGAAGACATTTATATCATTGCCAGAGACACATTAAAACAATCTGAATGA